One Azospirillum sp. TSA2s genomic region harbors:
- a CDS encoding STAS domain-containing protein gives MDRVMDYTVRDSGGVRELELRGQMTFEADAGFREILAEWEKGGIAECVLNLSAVEYMDSAGLGLLVLAKNAAKRTGVVFRIRHPRGQVRELIEISEFHTIIPCEF, from the coding sequence GTGGATCGGGTGATGGACTACACGGTGCGCGACAGCGGCGGCGTGCGCGAACTGGAGCTGCGCGGGCAGATGACGTTCGAGGCCGACGCCGGGTTCCGGGAGATCCTGGCGGAGTGGGAGAAGGGCGGCATTGCGGAGTGCGTGCTGAACCTGTCGGCCGTCGAGTATATGGACTCCGCCGGGCTGGGGCTGCTGGTCCTGGCGAAGAATGCGGCCAAGCGGACGGGCGTCGTCTTCCGCATCAGGCATCCGCGCGGTCAGGTCCGCGAGCTGATCGAGATCTCGGAGTTCCACACCATCATTCCCTGCGAGTTCTAG
- a CDS encoding PP2C family protein-serine/threonine phosphatase, with protein MSGSPLVVIGHPRLPAAGPLRSVLGRLGVRNIMVVDGDGLAGALAAGTPQMLLLHAGLPGFGPELLAGLRTEAHLRDLPILVLGRFPGGRERAELLRAGATDLLVRPLTLAELSARLSLHLENRRLDRSLQEVIRSLRNHHSDAVQRMALARDMQLDLLPDVTLCRSLERRYGIALDSHFESSSELGGDLWGARPIDDRRFALFLCDFTGHGVAAALNTFRLHALLARSDLPADDPAEALRVLNGLLVGLLPETQFAAMIYAVVDVATDRLVYATAGAPKPLVRRPDGELEIGSSCGLPLGVAAEARYRNQCLDFPPGSALVLFSDALYEARGWDGQMFGYGGVTDLVRGLGDGGAPDRPLRCLLDRYFAAMPRLLADDLTVLWVSRTGRPASGPD; from the coding sequence GTGAGCGGCAGCCCGCTGGTCGTGATCGGCCATCCGCGTCTCCCGGCGGCGGGGCCGTTGCGCAGTGTGTTGGGCCGGCTGGGGGTTCGAAACATCATGGTGGTCGATGGCGACGGGCTGGCCGGGGCGTTGGCGGCCGGGACGCCGCAGATGCTTCTTCTGCATGCCGGCCTGCCGGGATTCGGGCCGGAGCTGCTGGCGGGGCTGCGGACGGAGGCTCATCTGCGCGACCTTCCGATCCTCGTGCTCGGCCGCTTCCCCGGCGGGCGGGAGCGTGCGGAACTGCTGCGCGCCGGTGCGACCGATCTGCTGGTGCGCCCGCTGACCCTGGCGGAGCTGTCGGCCCGCCTGTCGCTGCATCTGGAAAACCGCCGGCTCGACCGCTCGCTGCAGGAGGTGATCCGCAGCCTGCGCAACCACCACAGCGACGCCGTGCAGCGGATGGCGCTGGCGCGCGACATGCAGTTGGACCTTTTGCCCGATGTCACGCTCTGCCGGTCGCTGGAGCGGCGCTATGGCATCGCGCTGGACAGCCATTTCGAATCCAGTTCGGAGCTCGGCGGCGACCTGTGGGGCGCACGGCCAATCGACGACCGGCGCTTTGCGCTGTTCCTGTGCGATTTCACCGGCCATGGGGTGGCGGCGGCACTGAACACCTTCCGGCTGCATGCGCTGCTCGCCCGCAGCGATTTGCCTGCCGACGATCCGGCCGAAGCGCTGCGGGTGCTGAACGGCCTGCTGGTTGGACTGCTGCCGGAGACGCAATTCGCTGCGATGATCTATGCCGTGGTGGATGTCGCCACCGACCGGCTGGTCTACGCCACGGCCGGCGCGCCGAAGCCGCTGGTCCGCCGCCCCGATGGTGAGCTGGAAATCGGTTCGAGCTGCGGCCTGCCGCTGGGCGTCGCGGCCGAGGCGCGCTACCGCAACCAATGCCTGGACTTCCCGCCGGGCTCCGCCCTGGTCCTGTTCAGCGATGCCTTGTACGAGGCGCGCGGATGGGACGGGCAGATGTTCGGCTATGGCGGCGTGACCGATCTGGTGCGCGGCCTGGGGGATGGCGGCGCGCCGGACCGGCCGCTGCGTTGCCTGCTCGACCGCTATTTCGCGGCGATGCCGCGGCTGCTGGCCGACGACCTGACGGTGCTGTGGGTCAGTCGGACAGGCCGTCCGGCGTCCGGTCCAGATTGA
- a CDS encoding response regulator, whose amino-acid sequence MADAVTALVVDDEEMTRAIVAGYLSRIGYRTLEAETKAQAWEILSASGSAIHVVLLDRRLADGDGLELYEWMKREPHLADIPVIVQTISDSSSEIAAAIRAGVFYYLLKPYDGALLRSVVRAAEETTGRMRSLQGDLRSRSNAIGLLRDGRFRFRTLQEAQNLAITLSSVAATAHSLTFGLSEILVNAVEHGNLGIGFEAKGRLKASGMLAREIEARLASAEHRDKYATLHVERSDSRVIFTVTDMGAGFDFNRYLSVDASQSNATHGRGIALARMVGFDQLTYVGNGNRVVGIVNLDRTPDGLSD is encoded by the coding sequence ATGGCCGATGCCGTCACCGCTCTGGTCGTCGATGACGAGGAAATGACCCGCGCCATCGTTGCCGGCTACCTCTCCCGCATCGGTTACCGCACGCTGGAGGCCGAGACCAAGGCGCAGGCGTGGGAAATCCTGTCGGCCAGCGGGTCGGCGATCCATGTCGTCCTGCTCGACCGGCGGCTCGCAGACGGCGACGGGCTGGAACTGTACGAGTGGATGAAGCGCGAGCCGCATCTGGCCGACATCCCCGTCATCGTCCAGACCATCTCCGACAGCAGTTCGGAGATCGCGGCCGCCATCCGCGCCGGCGTGTTCTACTACCTCCTCAAGCCCTATGACGGTGCGCTGCTGCGCTCCGTCGTCCGTGCCGCGGAGGAGACCACCGGGCGGATGCGGAGCCTGCAGGGCGACCTGCGCTCCCGCTCCAACGCCATCGGCCTGCTGCGCGACGGGCGTTTCCGCTTCCGCACCCTGCAGGAGGCGCAGAATCTCGCCATCACCCTGTCATCCGTCGCCGCCACCGCCCACAGCCTGACCTTCGGGCTGTCGGAGATCCTGGTGAATGCGGTGGAGCACGGCAACCTCGGCATCGGCTTCGAGGCGAAGGGCCGGCTGAAGGCCAGCGGCATGCTGGCGCGCGAGATCGAGGCGAGGCTGGCCTCGGCCGAGCATCGCGACAAATACGCCACCCTCCATGTGGAGCGCAGCGACAGCCGCGTGATCTTCACCGTGACCGACATGGGGGCGGGTTTCGACTTCAACCGCTACCTGTCGGTCGATGCCTCCCAGTCCAACGCCACCCATGGCCGCGGAATCGCGCTGGCCCGCATGGTCGGATTCGACCAGCTGACCTATGTCGGCAACGGCAACCGGGTGGTCGGCATCGTCAATCTGGACCGGACGCCGGACGGCCTGTCCGACTGA
- a CDS encoding response regulator, whose product MDVTLSSIVDSLSDASWTGQDGATDPDPTTMLTDRLRRSPHLRGLTLLDRTGRIVATTEGTRPAGFYLTELDVFRLQAAGQGSGLVIGDPRPGRSLIDRADGGERSGRWILPMSRALRDADGTLQAVVVATVNPDYFQGLYRAVQGGHVADNVSVVGDRIALYRYDGTLLTVQPQAGEEIARSFAATPLFQRHLPQAEYGVFRHSGTDVGAGPDTRIVAYRTTPVWPLVLTVSVRKDAVLAGWRDNLWTATLLSGGMILLLGLFGLMLARSLAAQRRQGKELEETNARLTAIVDTAAEGIVTARPDGVIEAANPAAHAIFRSAPGGLVGRSVLDLLPPDRRTNAARAMDEIAQGRRGMGRAGRGETVALRPSASDGTGEAESFPLAYSMALVRTGAGPLYAAILRDLTEEKRLEHTLRDAKERAEDGQRIKMEFLATMSHEIRTPMNGVIGMAGLLLDTPMEAEQRTYAETIRDSAESLLVIINDILDFSKIDAGRLDLEIGEFELVPMVESVAEILAPRAAAKGLDLASYVPPGLRGPLLGDAGRLRQILLNLAGNAVKFTDTGSVTILLSEEPASAGSESDCVRVRFEVRDTGIGIPEEERPRLFAMFTQVDSSPARRHGGTGLGLAICKRLTELMGGRIGVDSQPGSGSTFWVTIPLKRGAGSAHPPTPAGDWAGRRLLLVDDIAVNRDLLTRQIDGFGIVTETAENGEQALYRLIAAARNGKPFDAAILDHRMPGLTGPELARRIRSIPELAGIRLALASSQRSEGQEPDRSPVDTHLPKPIRFSTLCQCLARLLEPQPPADSLASGPHPLPASAIAATKIVSLPVRGPADMAAVAKTDASSAQQPEVKPRARVLVAEDNPVNQQLTLALLRRAGHSAEAVSNGEEAVEAVTSRPYDLVLMDVQMPVMDGLTATRRIRRLSGPAARIPVVALTANAMQGDAAICLEAGMDDYLSKPINARKLLDTIARFVVPAADADAAADGGGQAPTPPQPPSEPEPATVNAEKIDELRDALGGDGFALLLETFFSDSPQHLDLLRAAIARGDCAGIEREAHILKGSAANVGFDRLAATAHHLVAAARSGDLDALTATAGERVAAELSAARKAAAALEASVG is encoded by the coding sequence GTGGACGTGACCCTCTCCTCCATCGTCGATTCGCTGTCCGATGCCAGCTGGACCGGCCAGGATGGGGCGACCGACCCCGACCCGACCACCATGCTGACCGACCGGTTGCGCCGCTCGCCGCACCTGCGCGGGCTGACGCTGCTCGACCGCACCGGCCGCATCGTCGCCACCACGGAGGGGACGCGCCCCGCCGGCTTCTATCTGACGGAGCTGGACGTCTTCCGCCTGCAGGCGGCCGGCCAGGGCAGCGGGCTGGTGATCGGCGATCCGCGCCCGGGACGCAGCCTGATCGACCGCGCCGATGGGGGAGAGCGGTCGGGACGCTGGATATTGCCGATGAGCCGCGCCCTGCGCGACGCCGACGGCACACTGCAGGCGGTGGTCGTCGCCACCGTCAATCCGGACTATTTCCAGGGCCTGTACCGCGCGGTCCAGGGCGGCCACGTCGCCGACAACGTCTCCGTCGTGGGCGACCGCATCGCGCTGTACCGCTATGACGGCACCCTGCTGACCGTCCAGCCGCAGGCCGGGGAGGAGATCGCCCGTTCCTTCGCCGCGACCCCACTGTTCCAGCGCCATCTGCCGCAGGCCGAATATGGCGTGTTCCGCCATTCCGGGACGGATGTCGGCGCCGGTCCCGACACGCGCATCGTCGCCTACCGGACGACGCCGGTCTGGCCGCTGGTCCTGACGGTCAGCGTGCGCAAGGACGCGGTGCTGGCCGGGTGGCGCGACAATCTGTGGACGGCGACCCTGCTGTCCGGCGGGATGATCCTGCTGCTGGGCCTGTTCGGGCTGATGCTTGCCCGTTCACTGGCGGCGCAGCGCCGGCAGGGCAAGGAACTGGAAGAGACCAACGCCCGTCTGACCGCCATCGTCGACACCGCCGCGGAGGGCATCGTCACCGCAAGGCCGGACGGCGTGATCGAGGCCGCCAATCCGGCCGCACACGCCATTTTCCGCTCCGCGCCGGGCGGGCTGGTCGGACGGTCGGTGCTGGATCTGCTGCCGCCGGACAGGCGGACCAATGCCGCCCGTGCGATGGACGAAATCGCACAGGGCCGCCGCGGCATGGGTCGGGCGGGGCGGGGCGAGACCGTCGCCCTGCGGCCGTCGGCGTCCGACGGCACCGGGGAGGCGGAGAGCTTCCCGCTGGCCTATTCCATGGCGCTGGTCAGGACCGGGGCCGGCCCGCTCTATGCCGCGATCCTGCGCGACCTGACCGAGGAAAAGCGGCTGGAGCATACGCTGCGCGATGCCAAAGAGCGGGCGGAGGACGGCCAGCGCATCAAGATGGAATTCCTCGCGACCATGAGTCACGAGATCCGCACGCCGATGAACGGCGTGATCGGCATGGCCGGGCTGCTGCTCGACACGCCGATGGAGGCCGAACAGCGCACCTATGCCGAGACGATCCGCGATTCCGCGGAATCGCTGCTGGTCATCATCAACGACATCCTCGACTTCTCCAAGATCGATGCCGGCCGGCTGGACCTGGAGATCGGCGAGTTCGAGCTGGTGCCGATGGTTGAAAGCGTGGCGGAGATCCTGGCGCCGCGCGCCGCGGCCAAGGGGCTGGATCTGGCCAGCTACGTGCCGCCCGGCCTGCGCGGCCCGCTGCTGGGCGATGCCGGACGGCTGCGGCAGATCCTGCTGAACCTCGCCGGCAACGCCGTGAAGTTCACCGATACCGGCAGCGTCACCATCCTGCTGAGCGAGGAGCCGGCTTCCGCCGGTTCCGAATCCGACTGCGTCCGCGTCCGGTTCGAGGTGCGCGATACCGGAATCGGCATTCCGGAGGAGGAGCGGCCACGCCTGTTCGCTATGTTCACGCAGGTGGATTCCTCGCCCGCCCGCCGCCATGGCGGCACCGGGCTGGGGCTGGCGATCTGCAAGCGGCTGACGGAACTGATGGGCGGCCGGATCGGCGTGGACAGCCAGCCGGGATCGGGCAGCACCTTCTGGGTGACCATCCCGCTGAAGCGCGGCGCGGGCAGCGCCCATCCGCCGACGCCCGCCGGCGATTGGGCCGGGCGCCGCCTGCTGCTGGTCGACGACATCGCCGTCAACCGCGACCTGCTGACCCGGCAGATCGACGGTTTCGGCATCGTGACCGAAACGGCGGAGAACGGGGAGCAGGCCCTGTACCGCCTGATCGCCGCCGCCCGGAACGGCAAGCCCTTCGACGCCGCCATCCTCGATCACCGCATGCCGGGCCTGACCGGTCCCGAGCTGGCCCGCCGCATCCGGTCCATTCCCGAACTGGCCGGCATCCGGCTGGCGCTCGCCTCGTCGCAGAGATCGGAGGGGCAGGAGCCGGACCGGTCACCGGTCGATACCCACCTTCCCAAGCCGATCCGCTTCAGCACTCTCTGCCAATGCCTCGCCCGGCTGCTGGAACCGCAACCGCCTGCGGATAGCCTCGCATCCGGGCCGCATCCCCTCCCGGCAAGCGCTATCGCCGCCACAAAAATCGTGTCGCTCCCCGTGCGCGGGCCGGCCGACATGGCGGCTGTCGCCAAAACCGATGCCTCGTCCGCCCAGCAGCCGGAGGTCAAGCCGCGCGCCCGCGTGCTGGTGGCGGAGGACAATCCGGTCAACCAACAGCTGACCCTGGCCCTGCTGCGCCGCGCCGGACACAGCGCGGAAGCGGTGTCGAACGGCGAGGAGGCGGTGGAGGCGGTGACGTCCCGGCCCTACGACCTCGTCCTGATGGACGTCCAGATGCCGGTGATGGACGGGCTGACGGCGACACGGCGGATCCGCCGGCTGTCCGGCCCCGCCGCGCGCATCCCGGTGGTGGCCCTGACCGCCAACGCCATGCAGGGCGACGCCGCCATCTGCCTGGAAGCCGGCATGGACGATTATCTGTCCAAGCCGATCAACGCCCGCAAGCTGCTGGACACCATCGCCCGCTTCGTCGTTCCGGCGGCCGACGCCGACGCCGCCGCCGATGGCGGCGGGCAAGCCCCTACCCCGCCACAGCCGCCGTCCGAACCGGAACCGGCCACCGTCAATGCGGAAAAGATCGATGAACTGCGCGACGCGCTGGGCGGTGACGGGTTCGCGCTGCTGCTGGAAACCTTCTTCAGCGACAGTCCGCAGCATCTCGATCTGCTGCGTGCCGCCATCGCGCGCGGGGACTGCGCCGGCATCGAACGCGAGGCGCATATCCTGAAGGGTTCCGCCGCCAATGTCGGGTTCGATCGGCTGGCCGCCACCGCGCATCATCTGGTCGCCGCCGCCCGCAGCGGCGACCTCGACGCCCTGACCGCCACCGCCGGCGAACGGGTCGCCGCCGAGCTGTCGGCCGCACGGAAGGCCGCGGCGGCCCTGGAGGCGTCCGTCGGCTGA
- a CDS encoding ABC transporter substrate-binding protein, with translation MAADGKLQKIAEQKQLRVCSWPDYYAISFRNPRTGALEGLDAELAQAFADDLGVRLAVVESSFPRFIDDLLADRCDIGMFAIGATPARAQRVAFSQPYLRSGIYAVTTQTNDGIQRWEDLDRAGNVVAVQKDTYMDGYARSAMKAARIVAVTRPQEREEEVQSGRADAFLTDYPYGQRMLAFHPWARLIVPDVPVQPTPYAYAVAPGDPAWLERVNAFVAAIKTDGRLETVAARYKLTPIVARD, from the coding sequence ATGGCAGCCGATGGGAAACTTCAGAAAATTGCAGAGCAGAAGCAACTTCGTGTCTGCTCCTGGCCCGATTACTATGCAATCTCGTTCCGTAATCCGCGCACCGGCGCGTTGGAAGGGTTGGATGCGGAACTGGCGCAGGCCTTCGCCGACGATCTGGGTGTGCGGCTGGCCGTGGTGGAGAGCAGCTTTCCCCGCTTCATCGACGATCTGCTGGCCGATCGCTGCGACATCGGCATGTTCGCCATCGGCGCCACCCCGGCGCGGGCGCAGCGCGTCGCCTTCAGCCAGCCCTATCTGCGCAGCGGCATCTATGCGGTGACCACCCAGACGAACGACGGCATCCAGCGGTGGGAGGACCTCGACCGAGCCGGCAACGTCGTGGCGGTGCAGAAGGACACCTACATGGACGGCTATGCGCGCTCGGCCATGAAAGCCGCGCGCATCGTCGCCGTCACCCGTCCGCAGGAGCGCGAGGAGGAGGTGCAGTCCGGCCGCGCCGACGCCTTCCTGACCGACTATCCCTATGGGCAGCGCATGCTGGCCTTCCACCCCTGGGCGCGGCTGATCGTGCCGGACGTGCCGGTACAGCCGACCCCCTATGCCTATGCGGTGGCGCCGGGCGATCCGGCGTGGCTGGAGCGGGTCAACGCCTTCGTTGCCGCGATCAAGACCGACGGCCGGCTGGAGACCGTCGCCGCCCGCTACAAGCTGACCCCCATCGTGGCGCGGGACTGA
- a CDS encoding glutathione S-transferase family protein has product MILIGQYDSPFVRRVAVALRLYGMAYEHRPWSVFSDAAEVARFNPLKRVPTLVLDDLMREDGEVLIESGAILDHLDEVAGPERALIARQGADRRRALKLCALSTGFADKAVSLVYERVLHKVRSDLWVERCTGQIGAVLDVLEADRAAASGPWWFGERINHADIAAACALRFVGEAHPQVFDRSRWPALAAHSDACEAMAEFQAVVQPFSVSA; this is encoded by the coding sequence ATGATCCTGATCGGACAGTATGACTCGCCCTTCGTGCGTCGTGTCGCCGTGGCCCTGCGCCTCTACGGCATGGCTTACGAGCACCGGCCCTGGTCGGTCTTTTCCGACGCGGCGGAGGTCGCGCGCTTCAACCCGCTGAAACGCGTGCCGACCCTGGTGCTGGACGATCTTATGCGGGAGGATGGCGAGGTGCTGATCGAAAGCGGCGCCATCCTCGATCATCTGGACGAGGTCGCCGGGCCGGAGCGTGCATTGATTGCCCGCCAGGGTGCGGACCGCCGCCGGGCGCTGAAGCTCTGCGCGCTTTCCACCGGCTTCGCCGACAAGGCGGTGAGCCTCGTCTATGAACGGGTGCTGCACAAGGTGCGGTCGGACCTGTGGGTGGAACGCTGCACCGGCCAGATCGGCGCGGTCCTGGATGTGCTGGAGGCCGATCGCGCCGCCGCGTCCGGCCCCTGGTGGTTCGGTGAGCGGATCAATCACGCCGACATCGCCGCCGCCTGCGCCCTGCGCTTCGTCGGCGAGGCCCATCCGCAGGTTTTCGACCGCTCCCGCTGGCCGGCGCTCGCCGCCCATTCCGACGCCTGCGAGGCGATGGCGGAGTTCCAGGCGGTGGTGCAGCCCTTTTCGGTGAGCGCCTGA
- a CDS encoding DUF1244 domain-containing protein → MADLDHQTRIELEAAAFRGLVEHLRKRTDVQNIDLMNLAGFCRNCLSKWYAAAAKERGVELSDEEARIAVYGMPYSEWKQKHQKEATPEQQKTFEDTKPLHAEISGHR, encoded by the coding sequence ATGGCCGATCTGGACCACCAGACCCGCATCGAACTGGAAGCCGCCGCCTTCCGCGGACTGGTCGAGCATCTGCGCAAGCGCACCGACGTGCAGAACATCGACCTGATGAATCTCGCCGGCTTCTGCCGCAACTGCCTGTCCAAATGGTACGCGGCGGCGGCCAAGGAACGCGGTGTCGAGCTATCCGACGAGGAGGCCCGCATCGCCGTCTATGGCATGCCCTATTCCGAATGGAAGCAGAAGCACCAGAAGGAAGCCACCCCCGAACAGCAGAAGACGTTCGAGGACACCAAGCCGCTGCATGCAGAGATCAGCGGGCACCGGTAA
- a CDS encoding DUF2478 domain-containing protein: MPLPPASLPPLRPGAVIHGPGSYGVDALLDGFTAELKRRGFRVGGLVQRNHGPGDDCAERMELVDVATGRAYDITQKLGRESQSCRVDPTGVAEASQAIRNAVASRVDLLVINKFAGLESHGDGLSDEMLTAIAEGIPLLTSVGSRYLNEWQTATGGFCDLLSPVPDALWRWWGPQRMYVDLVQGVADAEVRRVVTGDKWVLVETADGLGVAARQAPAAEDDPQRWAGRSLRDLAAMAAQSWDPLEIAVGVAALNAHYNRPDVTGVPSNGLDLFASVEGRVVVIGGFPQLARRLPRAKVIDLNPQDGEYPEAACDWLLPGAEAVAITASAFANRTLPRLLRVSAGATVAMIGPGTPLTPRLFDYGVHSLAGFVAIDREAVVRTIAGGGGSRDFHPYGRMVTLHRPPHS; encoded by the coding sequence ATGCCGCTTCCTCCCGCCTCCCTGCCGCCGCTGCGCCCCGGTGCCGTGATCCATGGCCCCGGCTCCTACGGCGTCGACGCGCTGCTGGACGGCTTCACGGCGGAGCTGAAGCGGCGCGGCTTTCGCGTCGGTGGGCTGGTGCAGCGCAACCACGGGCCGGGCGACGATTGCGCCGAGCGGATGGAACTGGTCGATGTCGCCACCGGACGCGCCTATGACATCACCCAGAAGCTGGGGCGGGAATCGCAGTCCTGCCGCGTCGACCCGACCGGCGTGGCCGAGGCCAGCCAGGCGATCCGCAATGCCGTCGCGTCAAGGGTCGACCTGCTGGTGATCAACAAGTTCGCCGGTTTGGAATCCCATGGCGACGGCCTGTCGGACGAGATGCTGACCGCCATCGCCGAGGGCATCCCCCTGCTGACCAGCGTCGGCAGCCGCTATCTCAACGAATGGCAGACCGCCACCGGCGGATTCTGCGACCTGCTGTCGCCGGTGCCGGACGCGCTGTGGCGCTGGTGGGGACCGCAGCGGATGTATGTGGACCTCGTCCAGGGCGTCGCCGATGCCGAGGTCCGCCGCGTCGTCACCGGCGACAAGTGGGTTCTGGTGGAGACCGCCGATGGCCTGGGCGTCGCCGCCCGGCAGGCTCCGGCGGCCGAGGACGATCCGCAGCGCTGGGCCGGCCGGTCTTTGCGCGATCTCGCCGCGATGGCCGCCCAATCCTGGGATCCGCTGGAAATCGCGGTGGGCGTCGCCGCCCTGAACGCGCATTACAACCGGCCGGACGTGACCGGCGTCCCCAGCAATGGGCTCGACCTGTTCGCCTCGGTGGAGGGCCGGGTGGTGGTGATCGGCGGCTTCCCCCAGCTTGCCCGCCGCCTGCCGCGCGCGAAGGTCATCGACCTGAACCCCCAGGATGGCGAATATCCGGAGGCCGCCTGCGACTGGCTGCTGCCGGGGGCCGAGGCGGTGGCCATCACCGCGTCCGCCTTCGCCAACCGCACCCTGCCCCGCCTGCTGCGGGTTTCGGCCGGCGCGACGGTGGCGATGATCGGCCCCGGCACGCCGCTGACCCCTCGCCTGTTCGACTATGGCGTCCATTCGCTGGCCGGTTTCGTCGCCATCGACCGCGAGGCGGTGGTGCGCACCATCGCCGGCGGTGGCGGATCGCGCGATTTTCATCCCTATGGCCGGATGGTCACGCTGCACCGGCCACCCCACTCTTAA
- a CDS encoding sulfurtransferase TusA family protein, with amino-acid sequence MKEFVLNQCGAGSVPARELDVKGLHCPLPILRTRALLNGMETGEELVVYATDPASVIDFRHFCNTTDNALLSHETQPDEVHKTVFIYRIRRGG; translated from the coding sequence TTGAAGGAATTCGTCCTCAACCAGTGTGGAGCGGGCTCGGTGCCGGCGAGAGAGCTTGACGTGAAGGGGCTGCATTGCCCGTTGCCCATCCTGCGCACCCGCGCCCTGCTGAACGGGATGGAGACCGGGGAGGAACTGGTGGTCTATGCGACCGATCCGGCCTCCGTCATCGACTTCCGGCACTTCTGCAACACGACCGACAACGCGTTGCTGTCGCACGAGACCCAGCCGGACGAGGTCCACAAGACGGTCTTCATCTACCGCATCCGCCGCGGCGGTTGA
- a CDS encoding SDR family oxidoreductase, which produces MAKRSMDDKVVVITGASSGIGRATALEFARQGAAVILAARRMAALHEVAEECVEAGGRAMVVPTDVTDQRAMQHLADRAVQAFGGIDVWVNNAGVIAFGRFEDIPDEVFEQVVRTDFFGMVHGCRAVLPHFLDRGEGIIINTASMVSNIGQRYATPYTAAKFAVRGFSESLRQELVDEPGIHVCMVMPASIDTPLWQHAANYTGRAVKPLNPIHPPEEVAAAILSLARTPQRELFVGAEGRLAAVGNAMAPQMTERALAHTIERDMFQNRSAPATSGGVMTAMPEYQGASGGWMERRQEHSRGREDGRERSFSWTNLTLFLLPVVLASRPLGARRMRHSW; this is translated from the coding sequence ATGGCGAAGCGTTCTATGGACGACAAGGTGGTGGTCATCACCGGCGCCTCCAGCGGCATCGGCCGGGCGACCGCGCTGGAATTCGCCCGCCAGGGGGCGGCGGTCATCCTCGCCGCCCGGCGGATGGCGGCCTTGCACGAGGTGGCGGAGGAATGCGTCGAGGCCGGCGGCCGGGCCATGGTGGTGCCGACCGACGTGACCGACCAGCGCGCGATGCAGCATCTGGCCGACCGCGCCGTTCAGGCCTTCGGCGGCATCGACGTGTGGGTCAACAATGCCGGCGTCATCGCCTTCGGCCGCTTCGAGGACATTCCCGACGAGGTGTTCGAGCAGGTGGTGCGCACCGACTTCTTCGGCATGGTCCATGGCTGCCGCGCCGTGCTGCCCCATTTCCTCGACCGTGGCGAGGGCATCATCATCAACACCGCGTCGATGGTGTCCAACATCGGCCAGCGTTATGCCACCCCCTACACCGCGGCGAAATTCGCCGTGCGCGGCTTCTCCGAATCGCTGCGGCAGGAACTGGTGGACGAGCCGGGCATCCATGTCTGCATGGTGATGCCGGCCTCCATCGACACTCCGCTGTGGCAGCATGCCGCCAACTACACCGGCCGCGCGGTCAAGCCGCTGAACCCGATACACCCGCCCGAGGAGGTCGCCGCCGCCATCCTGTCGCTGGCCCGCACCCCCCAGCGCGAGCTGTTCGTCGGCGCCGAAGGCCGTCTCGCCGCCGTCGGCAACGCCATGGCGCCCCAGATGACCGAACGGGCGCTGGCCCACACCATCGAGCGCGACATGTTCCAGAACCGCTCGGCGCCGGCCACGTCCGGCGGGGTGATGACCGCCATGCCGGAATATCAGGGAGCCAGCGGTGGCTGGATGGAACGGCGGCAGGAGCACAGCCGGGGCAGGGAGGATGGACGGGAGCGCTCCTTCTCCTGGACCAACCTGACCCTGTTCCTGCTGCCGGTGGTGCTGGCGAGTCGTCCGCTGGGTGCCCGGCGGATGCGCCACTCCTGGTGA